A window of Phaseolus vulgaris cultivar G19833 chromosome 4, P. vulgaris v2.0, whole genome shotgun sequence genomic DNA:
tataataaatataaatacaagaGGGTTGGGAGACCTGATTAAATGAAGATACTTTAgggaataaataaaaagaaaagggtAGGGGTACGAAATTGAAACTGATATCACAAATAATGAAAAGTAATGCACGACATAAGTGGTGAAGATATATAGAGAGGGTACATACCAATATTGAAAATGGGGTGGAGGAATTTGGTGTCTATGGCAAGATAGATAAACATGTTTCAAATAAAggattttttgaattttttcaaataattcttCACATTTGGAGAACAACTTCATGAAAGAAAGTATCATATGAGTATTGGATAAATAATTCGATATGGAAGAGTTTCTTAGTATAAATAAAGACTATGTTAATTAAATTACTAAAAAGTTTGGGCATCCAAAGAAAATGTGCTATGAAGTCTTAGTAATGtaggttaaaaaaaattatctatttttttttggaCCTTGTTTTGTGATAGTCTTTTATGGGGTCTACATTTGTATCATATTAGGTGTTTAGTTCCTATGTTCATTTAGTCTTAGTTTGATGTTCCTTCTTTagtatgggttttggtctaatcATTCCAtacttgtttgtatttttttttcttgtttaataATATGTTTTCATATAGTGACAAATGATAGTTTGATCATGGGATGTCAATCTAACTGAGATGTCAGATTTCATAATAATGtctacaaaattttataaaaaaagtgatAAATTTCATTATGAAAAGTCAATCAAAGATAAGGGATTCTTGTGTCATCTTATGTAAGTGGAGAGAAAATAATATACCAATGTTGATTGTGAGTGTATACTCACCACGCTTGTAGCAAATTGTTAAACATATGGAAAGGAATGTTGGTATACTTAGAAAGGTttccattatttttattttaaggaaaataaaaaatatataaaaagaagtgagaataaatatttttcatgataaAAATAGTATTAGTATATGTATGATTAAATGCACtttcttatttatttgttataaatataaatgattcTTGTAATGGTTAATTAGGATACATGAgctttatcaattaatatacaAGACTATGATATTATGTTCCAATATTACTCATTTAAATTTCTAAGGTTAAATAcgcataatttaaatttataatatttataacaatGTCATGTCAAATAAATTTCTAATGTTAAATatgcataatttaaatttatacttttCATAACAACGTCATGGCAAATGTAAGGTAAGATTAAAAACTTTTCCTTTAAGAGTATATGGTGATTTATCTAAATGTAATACTCCTATTTATATATAGCAAAAAAATCAGTACAAAAAATATGCTTATTAGGATGGGTCAAAAAGGGACActagttataataaataaacgTAAAAGTGTAGTTATCATTAAAATTTGGAAGCTAATATGCTCGACATAAAAATAATGGCGATGTGTGGGACACAAGTGGTGTGTTTTTTGCATGGGCCTAGCCTACATGCTccatacaaaaaattatattttttattttttatttaaagaaacGTGGGTTAGCCTACATATCAGCcacataatttttaaacaagCGTCGGCTTAAACTACCTGTTgtccacacaaaattatattttatattgtttattcaaAGAAGCGTGGACTTAGTCGACGGTTTGGCCACACAATGTTTAAATAAGCGTGGGTTTaaccttcataattttattacgtatataaatttaatttaaatatatatatatatatatatattatgtttgcgTGGGCTTAACCTAcaaagttttaaattattattattatttattatttatagtttcaGTTGTGATCGTTCGACCCACACaattttgttttttcctttattttagtttatgtcCATATAACTCACGCTTACCCacgttttatttatttatttttaataatgaaggcTTAGTGGACACTATTTAGAGTTCACAGCATCACCTTCACTTTCTTTTGCAACTAATTTTGCTTTTTAGTGTAGTGAATGTTATGATTGCACGCATTTCACTTTGAAATctaattctgaaatttgatttgaattgaattaaaattttgatgatTAGTTTTTACATGATAGGAAAAGGATAAACACTTCATATAATTGTAAAAACACATAATTAGACATATTACACATAGAAGGTTATTAATGGagttgatgaaaaaaaaagtataatcaAGCTTATCTCTTGCATTATATCTTCATGTCATGAACAATACTGAGTGTAAAAGAatctttttatttcatttttgtttggGCAAACGAAAGACTTATGGTCTTTATTATTGATCTTGCTGGTTGACCAAGCGcaaagcgttgcctcgtcacgaactTCCTCACTAGCTTGGCACCACGTGTCCTCCAAGTCCACACCATAAAGAGCCtttctgagaacctgaaaaacacaaggtggcgcctctgcggccggtggcgctccgacgctcaagtcagtaacaagaacacacaaaaactcaaagaaaactatgctctgtagaaccgtactataGTGCACTCAACCCTaagcaatgagccgtaatgaaacgtacctctgcaaattctgttaagtttacctttatagccaggtttcttctctctccaggccgttatgctttggacgcgtggctcgcatccaaacctgtacgtgtcatcatctgggttggggtagcaggtagcccccaaccctacacgtgtcgtcatctgagctagggtaattcgagcgtcatttctatatTGCATCCAACCATACACgcgtcatcatctgggttggagtagtaggtagcatccaaccctacacgtgtcgtcatctgggtggGAGTAACTTAAGTATTATCTCTGTGTAGCAACCAACCGCGCGGCCAAGTCCCTTATTCGACGAGCAACCTAGCGCGTAATACGCTGTGAAACACCAcatgacaaggcgagtatcggatgcaacaaagtgcatcttctctgtgatatcgcttgtcgcgaGTGCCGCCCTCCTTATTGCTACgctgcatgttctagctggggaaaccctaccaccaacgaatgtccactctgggagtCCTGTCGCTGATAAGCAAGGTGTTCCCCCCCAGCTCACTCGACCTTCATGCCCCATGCCGGCGCAACACtcatcttactgaacttactCGCTTGAAACTACTCTTCTGAGTCTCCAGCAGCCttaactaagtttactgggaCATGCGGCAATGTGCTTTTTGCAGCGATGTCAGACCACCCGACCTTCCATCATCTAACCAGTCGATGTCATACAATCCCGACGACAACTGATCATGTGCATTGCAGCACACCGCTTCCTCGAGCGATGACTATACTAGCTTTTGAACCACTCaactttctcttgtccacgtgttctgctgaacacgccccacatagtcacgtgctagacacgtcatcacacccgatgacctggtcggtacacaagccccccaatctCGAGCTAcgacttgttcagcgaaaagactagagCGGTTGAAAATCGGCGACCCACGTGGCCGTGCGCGTTGGCACTCGTACTGTTCACTGACTTGACACCTCACCAACCCCTTCGATTATTCGACACGTGGACTTATCAACGGCCATTATCcattgccgtttgcgcttctcgcaaCGTTCGAAACTCTTTGAAACTCTTAAACACTTCACGCCACTTTACTGTTTCATTATCTCCTTCCTCTCTTCAAACTCTCGAAACGCTGCAGCGAACGCTTCGATTCCTCCAACCACCATCTTTCTGAATACTCTTCTGATCAtctaaaggtaacttttttatcacttctactgatatttgctgcattttaatcagtttgcatcatccatgaactgtctggagcatacgttgtgggatgttttcTCTGCTTTGCTTTCTCTTTTctgcgtttagggtttctgaaccttttctctgcgagccccccCCTTGTTCTTCTATCTCCTTCTCTTCTATCGAGTCTCTCTGCTTTATGAACTCTCATATCTTCccttttcgtcttcttgcaGCTTCTTCGATGGCTCGCTCAAAAATTACACCAAACCCTCATCCATCTCCTCGCAACCCTCCGACGAAAACTCGTAGGGCAAACCCTTCCTCCTCCCGCGACCCTCCAAGGGATCCTAACGCCCCTTCAAACCAGGTCGTGAGACCCGCGTCTTCTCGACCCAGCCAAACGCAGCGAAACCCACCTCACTCCAGCGCAGTTGTGAGGCCCCTTCCAAACTACAAGCAATTATACCCCTGGGCCTCTTCAGCCCTGCTGGGTGATACTTCCTCCATCAACATCGACCACAACATCCTTCGCCTCCAGAAAGGTGATCAAGATCACCTCTCTTTCAGCAAAGAGCACAATGACAAGGTATTTGTGCACCTTTGTCCTCGCGGAGAGCCCATTTGCACCGATAACCAGGGGAGTGACGACGCACCTTTCTGCTTCGTTTACGCCAtgatgttcaagaaggtcaagctccgCTTTCCTTTCACCCGCTTTAAGAGGGAGCTTCTGACCGAGCTTgacatagcccccgcccagcttcatcccaacggCTGGGCGTTCGTCCGGGCTTACCAAATCATCTGCGCGCACTTGGGACATCCAGCTTCAGTGGATGTGTTTCTCtacctgttcgaggccaagaacccgggcgatcgtctatgggtcagcctcaacggggttgctgggaggtccatactctctatcttccagcaatcctataaggactggaaaggaaaattcgtgCGCGTCTGTTGCAACGACCGAGACCCTACCCTCCTCGACggatttcccttgtactgggtgaacaagggaaaaAAGGAGTCCAGCTTCAGGAGGGCTAGGGGGCTAGAAAAGATGAGGGAGCTCGACAAAGACTTATGCAACTTCTGGAAAGGAGTTGCCTCCTCCAACGTGACACTGCccacctcctccatcatctCCTACGAATTTCTCGAAGGCCAACTAGATTTTCACATAGGTTTGTCTTCGAGTCTCATCTCTGAGTTCCCCTACCTCAAATTCGCGCCACCctgtttttgacttgatgtCACTGTTCTGAATCGCGCATGGTTTTGACTTGTTCCATGCATTTACTTGCACTGCTTATCTTCCTGTGCATCATTAACTGCCAAATTTTTGTGTTGGTCGGTAATTGTTGGCCTTTTTATGCAGATATGACGCTGGAGAAAAACAGGATGGCTGAGCTGCATTCCATAGCTAAACTTCACAACctggcggcgggctcccaaaccgtTCCAAACTCCATCGCAGAAATCGCCGCCGCCCAAGGTAAAACTCCACCAGCTGGCCCACCCGCTGCCGCACCTCTTCCAGCCCCCGAGCGCAAGAAGCTACCGCTCAAAAAGGCTAAGAGGAAAGCCCCTAGGGTGGTGTCAGACGAAGAGGCAGACGAAAGCACCGAGGATGGGCTAGTCTGCAAAAGGAAAAGGAGAGTTGTGATCGAGCCCCCAACAATTGAGAGCGCCGCCCCAGACTACGTCGAGAaccccccagcgcctccacgTCGTTCGAGTCCGCTGGGGATGTTCTTGCTTCAAACGCCTCAGTTGCTGAAGCTGTACCTGAGCAACTCGCTGATACGCTGGCTTCCTCCCGAGCTGCAACAGAGCTACCAGCCTCGCCGCCACGCCTCGATGCTCCTCTTGCTATCCAAACttgcgagggtggtggtgagcaccAACCCTTGCCTCCTCCTCCAACTCCGGGCCTTCCAATTCCCCTCCAGGAGGCCTTGAAGTCTTTCACCGCGCGCCTACACGCCATGGTCGACGAAAGTCTTCCCCAAATCGTCGATGAAGGGCTCAAAGACACCTTGGACAAGTTCGAGCTTGACAACCGCGTCCATCAGGAGGTAGCGAGCACCACGAGAATCGAAGCTGAAAAAGTCAAGTGCGACATGACGATGCAAGGCTTAGAGTTCTCACACAAGGACAATAAGGAACTGCGTCGGAAGCTGCACGACAAGCTCCAAGAGACCATCGAGTTGGAGAGTAAACTCGTCCCTTTGAGGGAGAAAATTGCTACACTGGAGGAGGCCCAAAAAGCCGACGCCAAGAAGATGGCCAACCTGGAGAAAAGGTCGATTGATAGGGAGACCCTTTTGGGAAGGTTGAACAAGATCGGGACAAGGCCATCAAAGAACTGGGTGAAACACCTGCCGAGCTTGCCTAAGTCCGTGAAGAGAACAATGGGTTCAAGAAGAAGGTCGACGAGCTCGAATTTGAAATTACCCAGGTTCGCGAAGAGAACAGTGGGTTCAAGACaaagatcgacgagcttcagctTGAAGCTGCCCAAATTCTTACTTCCGGCTTCGGAGCAGCTTCGGAGCAGTTCGCCTGTAAATTTCCCGATCTTGACCTTTCAGAGTTTTCGGtgtacaatgaagtggtggatggcaagatcaTGCCACCGACTTAACTGTTGCTCCCATCTGCCACTTCAACTTTACCTCCATTGAAACTCTTGTATCTTTGAAATTCTTGTATCTAATTTGACTTGTATGTAATAACTTTCACTCTGCTTAAACTGTTTGATATACCTGTGCATATATATATGTGGTCTTCCAGTTTTTCTGTTGTGCGATTACCTGGTTTGACTGACTGATTTTTACTCAACCCAATGCACTTTACACAAATTGGCACTTAATTTCTCTGGAAATCACCTTAACTTAAACAAACGGTTAGACTGTAGCAATAACGTTTAATGCGAAACCACTTACTTGGCAAAAAGGCGTAGGTCgatcttagtatctgaaatctcaCTCGCCTGATCTGCCAAAGGACACGCGTATTTCTACGTTATCGCCCACAACTTCGTTGATCTGGCTCTCGCCGTGCGATCCTCTTTCTATTTCGATCTCAAAGCCATGGGCCTTTGGCGACGCCATTTCCCTTTAACTGAAAACGTCCCTTGCGGGGCCACCTCATGACTTCATCTTTGCTCGTCTGGAAGGAGAGCTGCCTTTCGGATCTCCCTCTACCTTCCCCGAGCCTTTAACCTGAGATAGCTTAAGTCATTGTCCCCTCATCTaggggtagagccgcctttcagatccttctctacctccctcagttttagaacaatgatttaggtggtgaggtgTCCTCCGTGACCCTTCCCCAACCACCCTTTAACCTCTTttttaactggtcttactaggtcaatattgatgtcTCACTCAAGGGGAAAAGAGTTCTTCTCCAACCCTCCTTTCCCATACTTAAGATtattaacacccctgacttttcagtttcatcttgcctgaactcactcgagggtgagaaggacctTTCCTGATGCCtaaacttgcccaggggttacatctcctcctcccctggatgcactgagggctttcaacttgcctcaatttgctcacgcaaagaggtcttgtgatCCGCTCTTGCCTGTGCTCGctcagggcgaggaggactttaatctcttctcgcctacactcgctcaaggcgaggaggtctttgatcttttctcgcctacgctcgctcaaggcgaggaggtcttttaaatcttttctcgcctacgctcgctcaaggcgaggaggtcttttaaatctttttctcgcatacgctcgctcaaggcgaggaggtattttaaatcttttctcgcctacgctcgctcaaggcgaggaggtcttttaaatctttttctcgcctacgctcgctcaaggcgaggaggtcttttaaatctttttCTCGCCTGGTGGCGGTCGGAAAATTTtaatacttgtgcctccgatcgccgggtggcggtgaggacttaaaacttaaactTGCACCTCCGATCGCCGGAtggcgatgagggtttaaaACTTCATGTTTCGAAAATTTTGTACTGGATGCATGCGATTTGGATTTACCATTGTTTAAAACTACACAAGGGCAATAAAGTCTCTCCCCACAAGTTTGAAAAACAAacagcatgcaaacttaattaactgggaaacttcgataaacttcaaaaccttctttattgggtggcctcattaaaaaccctccctagggaaaaaagagtgcccccttgaaaaactgtttaaactgatacatcttaaactgttcgagttaattgctacttacaatgtcttaactgtagtaaaacttgagatgggtggcgttccaagtgcgaggaatcgcccctccctccagcgtctccaggcggtaggcgccgttcccgagtgcttcagttattctgaacggtcctgtccacttgggcgacaattTGATCTCCATCTCATACTGATGGGTCTTCCTCATTACCAGGTCGCCACCTCTGAATTGCCTTGGTCTTACTCTGGAGTTGTACCtgcgttcaactcttctttttaCCGCTTCAGCCTTCATCCGTGCTTCTTCcttgacctcatccagcaaatccaagttcattctcctttcttcgttcgagtcttccgccacgaagttctggaatctcggcgagctttcctggatttcgactggatcatcgcatcgcatccatacactaagctaaacggggtttcatgacttcccgattgctcagtggtatgatatgcccacactatgcggGGGACTTcttcagcccaagaccccttggccttttccaaccttctcttcaaacctctcagcagcACCCGATTGgatgactccacctgcccattcgtgTGTGGGTGCTCCATAGAGGCAAACACCTGTTGCGTTCCGATGTCCTCGCACAGGTTtttcaacaggtggctcgcgAATTGAGTCCCATTATCAGATACCAAatgcttgggcacaccaaaatGACACACTATATTCTTCAATACGAAGCTCTAGATTTTGTTTGCGGTGATCTGAGCTACCGGTTCCgcttctatccacttcgtgaagtacttgattgccacaaccaaatacttcattttcctgaTTGCCAACGGGAAGGGTCCTAAAATAtcaattccccacgtgtggaatggccaggggctgtagattgactttaactcttctggaggcgctttgtgccaatcggcgtgctgctggcattgcttgcaacgctgggcatgtctcttgcaatcttccctcattgtgggccagtaataacctgcacggacagTCCTAGTTGCCAGAGCACGACCCccaatgtggctcccacaaatcccttcgtggagctcagccataattctCGCGCACTTCTCTCTGTGTACGCACACAAGAAGAGGGTGCGTAAATCCGAATCTGTAAAGCTCGCCATCGATGAGGGTAAACTTgttggagctcttctttatcttcctggcctctGTCGAGTCGACTGGGAGCACGCCATCTGCCATGTAGCGCTGGTATGGCATTATCCATGTATCtggctcgtggacagcgcaGACTTGCATCGTTTTTACCTCTTCtgctgggcgcgctctgacccttGGCGACCTCAACATCTCTTGTGTTAGAGATCTATAGCTCCTCACCATCTTTTTCGTTGACCTGCAAACGTGAAGGACCTGGTGATCTGCGACAAAAGCTCGAGGAGTCTTCAAATTTTCTTGAATAacggtcctctgtctgcccccttgcccgaattggcaagcttggctagcaagtcagctcgggcattctgctctcttggcacgtgcaccacttcaaagaaaacaaaagatctccttagctcttgtacgtactccaagtaggctgccatctgtggatctttggcttggaactcgccagttacctgcccagtgaccaacaacgaatcactcttggccatcagcacctttgcccccatctcctttgcAAACAGAATAccggcgatcaaagcctcatactctgcttgattgttgctttcCTTAAAAGCAAACCTCAGTGGttgctctatcaacacaccgttgggtccctccaaaataACGCCAGCCCCGCTACCCAGCTTgttagacgacccatccaccgagagcacccaacgaaaatcaccCTTGGCGTTTTGGGCTGTTTCGGAAGACAGCTCGATCACGAAATCaacgaagatttgccccttgaccGATCCCCGAGggtcatacttgatgtcgaattctgacagctccaccgcccacttcaccattcttccagctacatctggtttcttcaaaaccttctagATGGGTAAGTCGGTCATTACCAACactgtaaagctctggaagtaatgacgcAGCCTCCTCGCCAAAAATacaaccgccagcgccgccttttccaaggcctgatacctcacttctgggccttgcagcaccttgctaacaaaatagatgggtttctggacctgatcttgatcctggacgagcaccgcgcttattgccctctcagttatggcaaaatacAGCCTGAGGGGCGTTGCTGCTTGAGGTTTGCACAGAAttggcgggctcgccaagtattctttgagctttatgaaagcttcttcacactccctcgtccagacaaacctgttatTCCAGAAATCCCCTTTCCGacaagagaaatcccagaaatttccctgcaTCCAcgccgaaaacacacttctcaagattcagtttcagcttgtacctggctatggtaacgaacaactcttccaaatcGGCGACGTGCCTGCTCTTTTCCAaggacgtcacgaccatgtcttcaacatatgcctgcacattcctcccgagcatgggtgcgagcaccttgtccattagcctttggtacgtggctcctgcgttcttcagcccgaagggcatcaccttgtagcaatagcatgacctttccgtcatgaaggcagtcttttcttcatccatggggtgcattttgatttggttgtatcctgagaaggcatccagaaaactgagtagcttgcaccctgatgcactgtctaccagggcgtctatactcggcaaaggataagaatcctttggacaggccttattcagatctgtgaagtcaacacacatccgccattttccgctactcttcttgaccagaacgacattggcgagccattctggatattggatctccctgatgtggccagttacaaggagtttctgcgtttcgtccttgatcgcctgccttttctcctcgttgaactttctccttttctggcggatgggcctgacttggggatcTATTGCTaagcgatggcacaagaaatcggggtcgatccccgTCATGTCGGAAGCAGACCAAGTGAATGCATCCAGATGTCTacttatcaccttggcgatttggTCTTGCGTCTCGCTGTCTAAGGTTTTCCCCAGCTTAAACGTCTTACCAtcgatcttcttctcaagccactccTCCACCGGCTGAGGCCTCTTCTCGCTGGCGATCAACGCCCTGGCGATACCCGACTCCCTAGCGGTCTCCGGAAAGCTTCTCTCCTCCTTCGCTCGAGCGGCGCTCTCAGACCTCACCTCAAaatcctccattggcacatcgtCCCCGTCGGCCGCCTCCAACGCTATATCCACAACCCGCCGGATTTCTCGCTCAGGCTTCTCGCCAGGGGGCGGCGTTGTGGTCACGTGGCACACATATCTCCtgttcttgaggctattttcgtagcacttcttcgcctccttttggtcagaacAAATGGTGATGATCATCCCCTCCATTGATGgtagcttgaccttcatgtgccttgttgagggcacaactcctgtcctgttgagtgttggccttcccaatagGATATTGTATGCCGACGGAGCGTTCACGACTAGATACTTGATCTTCTCCGTGCGTGAGGCCAGGCAATCTGTGAACGTTGTCCTTAAATCAATATACCctctgacctccacctgatcacTAGCGAAACCGTACAGGCAACCCCCGTATGGCCTCAGCTGATCAGGGGATAATTGTAGCTTCTTAAaggtcggccaaaacatcacgtctgctgAGCTTATTTGATTGACCAACACTCGATGAATAGTCCTTCcggccgtgacaagcgagattaCGATAGGGTCGTTCTCGTGAGGCACGACATCCCTAAGGTCgcccttggtgaacgtgatgtccacgtcgggcgagtggtcttcaaaaacctccactgacatcacagacctcgcgtacctcttacgctgtgatgcggtgcatccgcCGCCCgagaatccaccagctatggGGTGGATCTCGTcgtgaatgggcacctcgtgctgctgtccTTCTCCACCCGCCGGTTGGGAGCCTGACGACTGGCCCGCTTGCTTCTCCAACAAGTAATCCTTCAAGAACTCACATTTGACCAACTCGGCGAGTTGGTAccccaaagccaaacacgagttgagagaatggccaaaactcttgtggaactcgcaccacgcgtctggttttggtcccaacaccttgtctgttgttttctcaggcactttgagcctggcagcgaTATTcaggatgg
This region includes:
- the LOC137838661 gene encoding uncharacterized protein; its protein translation is MTQVMDMMRTLQENVAASRSEQERMHEALVASQARNEELNRINEDLRKALNEREERAVGDRSTPPSPPRSFPMPFSQEIMDSAVSTNTVAVKASFTGVEDPEAHLTTFHTQMMLSGGSDAVYCKVFMSTLSGTTLDWFVSLPTGHITTFQQFSKIFVEQYIVNKAPPQVSYDLFNVRQYQGESLKDFLNRFGAQIVHLSGKDEEMFVHAFKKGVLPGPFSESLIRCHPVTFAEIRRRVVAHIAAESEVSEKRGNAAPVKPRAQPRIQPQRVMEAAAGKRDQRTRAPYDPKKGKGKGPGKPREVNRLPRCEFVMDLADLIAILNIAARLKVPEKTTDKVLGPKPDAWCEFHKSFGHSLNSCLALGYQLAELVKCEFLKDYLLEKQAGQSSGSQPAGGEGQQHEVPIHDEIHPIAGGFSGGGCTASQRKRYARSVMSVEVFEDHSPDVDITFTKGDLRDVVPHENDPIVISLVTAGRTIHRVLVNQISSADVMFWPTFKKLQLSPDQLRPYGGCLYGFASDQVEVRGYIDLRTTFTDCLASRTEKIKYLVVNAPSAYNILLGRPTLNRTGVVPSTRHMKVKLPSMEGMIITICSDQKEAKKCYENSLKNRRYVCHVTTTPPPGEKPEREIRRVVDIALEAADGDDVPMEDFEVRSESAARAKEERSFPETARESGIARALIASEKRPQPVEEWLEKKIDGKTFKLGKTLDSETQDQIAKGNFWDFSCRKGDFWNNRFVWTRECEEAFIKLKEYLASPPILCKPQAATPLRLYFAITERAISAVLVQDQDQVQKPIYFVSKVLQGPEVRYQALEKAALAVLKKPDVAGRMVKWAVELSEFDIKYDPRGSVKGQIFVDFVIELSSETAQNAKGDFRWVLSVDGSSNKLGSGAGVILEGPNGVLIEQPLRFAFKESNNQAEYEALIAGILFAKEMGAKVLMAKSDSLLVTGQENEVFGCGNQVLHEVDRSGTGSSDHRKQNLELRIEEYSVSFWCAQAFGI